One segment of Macrotis lagotis isolate mMagLag1 chromosome 1, bilby.v1.9.chrom.fasta, whole genome shotgun sequence DNA contains the following:
- the LOC141509342 gene encoding olfactory receptor 2AJ1-like: MWEEMNQTFVGDFILLGLLHPNQYGLLFLTLILIMYMVAIMGNTVLIFLIHVDIQLHTPMYFLLSHLSFMDILNISNIVPKMVSNFISGRKSIPFSGCGLQIFLSVIFVGAECLILVAMSYDRYIAICHPLRYPILMNHRISVLMATGCWLGGIINSTIHTTYALHLPFCSRTIDHFFCEIPAMLKLSCIDTSQYEGGVYVTAVFFLLIPFSTIIASYGQILRTVLHMKSMEAQKKAFSTCSSHLTVVVMYYGSSILTYMRPKSYHTPGQDKILAISYTILAPMLNPIIYSLRNKDVLCALKKVLGKALSHRNEHLLKIRLNVHG; encoded by the coding sequence ATGTGGGAGGAAATGAATCAGACTTTTGTTGGAGATTTCATCCTTTTAGGATTATTGCATCCAAATCAGTATGGATTGCTATTTTTAACACTTATTCTCATCATGTATATGGTGGCAATTATGGGAAACACAGTCTTAATTTTTCTTATCCATGTTGATATCCAACTCCACACTCCAATGTATTTTCTTCTCAGCCATCTCTCCTTCATGGACATCTTGAACATCTCCAACATCGTTCCCAAGATGGTCAGTAACTTTATATCTGGCAGAAAATCCATCCCATTTTCAGGTTGTGGGCTCCAGATCTTTCTATCTGTTATCTTTGTGGGTGCAGAATGCCTTATTCTTGTAGCCATGTCCTATGATCGCTATATTGCTATCTGTCACCCACTTCGTTATCCTATTCTCATGAACCATCGAATTAGTGTCCTTATGGCTACTGGCTGCTGGCTTGGGGGAATCATCAACTCTACAATTCATACAACTTATGCACTGCACCTCCCTTTTTGTTCAAGGACAATCGATCACTTTTTCTGTGAAATCCCAGCCATGTTGAAACTTTCTTGTATTGACACATCACAGTATGAAGGAGGAGTCTACGTGACTGCTGTATTCTTCCTCCTAATTCCCTTTTCCACCATCATTGCCTCTTATGGTCAGATTCTCCGCACTGTGCTTCACATGAAATCTATGGAGGCCCAGAAAAAAGCCTTCTCTACTTGCTCCTCCCACCTGACTGTGGTTGTCATGTACTATGGATCATCTATCTTAACATACATGAGACCAAAGTCCTATCATACTCCAGGTCAGGACAAGATTTTAGCCATCTCATACACTATTCTTGCTCCCATGCTCAACCCTATCATCTACAGCCTCAGAAATAAAGATGTTTTATGTGCGCTGAAGAAAGTTTTAGGAAAAGCACTTAGTCATAGAAAtgaacatcttttaaaaattagattgaaTGTGCATGGATGA